A genome region from Arachis duranensis cultivar V14167 chromosome 8, aradu.V14167.gnm2.J7QH, whole genome shotgun sequence includes the following:
- the LOC107462666 gene encoding pentatricopeptide repeat-containing protein At5g40410, mitochondrial, producing the protein MWFHAKIVARMFLSAHQPKPLLFKLALLPHLHSFTSRCYFLSQASLPCRSISSYRDPLVTFLLDALKCSSSVSCCRVIHARVIKSLDFRDGFIGDQLVSSYLNMGLIHDAEKLFDEMANKDFVSWNSLVSGFSKMGHLGRCISLFSMIKSEYGLELNELTLLSVISVCASAQARDEGQYLHCCALKLGMLSEVKVANSLINMYGKFGCVDCAFRLFQAMSEPNMISWNSVVASCTQNGIPIEAINYFNMMRMNGFFPDEATMVSLLQACEILPLGMLIEALHSVIFTCGLDSNVTIVTTLLNLYSKLGRLDASKKVYAEISKPDKVAWSAMIAGYAIHGCGKEAIEFFERTVMAGMKPDHVTFTHLLSACSHSGLVKEGKYYFRIMSDVYGVQPRLDHYSCMVDLLGRCGLLSDARNLIMHMPLQPNSAVWGALLSACRVYGNIDLGKEAAENLIALDPYDPRNYIMLSNIYSASGLWSEASKLRTLMKRNVLTKNPGCSFIEHGNKIHRFMVDDYSHPDSDKIHTKLDELIRKIQEVGFVSETESILHDVDEEVKINMVNKHSEKIALAYGLLVTNADKPLVIIKNLRICRDCHTTVKFVSQIEKRVIIIRDSKRFHHFSDGLCSCGDYW; encoded by the coding sequence ATGTGGTTCCACGCGAAAATCGTGGCTCGCATGTTTCTGTCTGCACATCAACCAAAGCCTCTATTGTTCAAACTAGCACTCCTGCCTCACTTGCATTCCTTTACTTCCCGCTGTTACTTCCTCTCCCAAGCCTCTTTACCATGCCGTTCCATTTCTTCATATCGTGACCCTCTTGTTACTTTCTTACTCGATGCTCTGAAATGTTCATCCTCTGTCTCTTGCTGCAGGGTCATCCATGCCCGTGTAATCAAATCGCTGGATTTCAGAGATGGGTTTATCGGTGATCAACTGGTATCAAGTTACCTCAACATGGGCTTGATCCATGACGCAGAGAAGCTGTTCGACGAAATGGCCAACAAGGATTTTGTGTCGTGGAACTCCTTGGTTTCTGGGTTTTCGAAAATGGGCCACCTTGGCAGGTGCATCAGTTTGTTTTCTATGATAAAATCTGAGTATGGATTGGAATTGAACGAGCTTACACTACTATCTGTTATCTCGGTTTGTGCTTCTGCTCAGGCTAGGGATGAAGGTCAGTATCTTCATTGTTGTGCATTGAAGTTGGGTATGCTTTCTGAGGTGAAGGTTGCTAATTCTCTTATTAATATGTATGGAAAGTTTGGTTGCGTTGACTGTGCTTTCAGGTTGTTTCAGGCTATGTCAGAGCCAAATATGATATCGTGGAATTCGGTGGTTGCTTCCTGCACCCAAAATGGAATCCCCATTGAAgctattaactattttaatatgatgaggatgaatgGATTTTTTCCTGATGAGGCCACAATGGTGAGTTTGCTTCAAGCCTGTGAAATTTTGCCTTTAGGAATGTTGATCGAGGCCTTACACAGTGTAATCTTCACCTGCGGGCTTGATTCAAATGTGACAATTGTTACCACACTTTTGAACTTGTATTCAAAGTTAGGGAGATTGGACGCTTCTAAAAAGGTCTATGCTGAGATATCTAAACCTGATAAAGTGGCATGGTCTGCAATGATTGCAGGCTATGCCATCCATGGGTGTGGGAAAGAGGCAATAGAGTTCTTTGAAAGGACTGTAATGGCAGGTATGAAGCCTGATCATGTTACTTTTACTCATTTGTTAAGTGCTTGTAGCCATTCAGGGCTTGTCAAGGAAGGAAAATACTATTTCCGAATTATGTCTGATGTTTATGGGGTTCAACCCCGATTGGATCACTATTCATGTATGGTTGATCTTCTTGGGCGCTGTGGTCTTCTTAGTGATGCTCGTAACCTGATTATGCACATGCCATTACAACCAAATTCTGCAGTCTGGGGTGCCCTTCTCAGTGCTTGTCGTGTTTATGGTAACATTGATCTTGGGAAGGAAGCTGCAGAGAATTTGATTGCCTTAGATCCGTATGACCCTAGAAACTATATTATGCTTTCCAACATATATTCTGCTTCAGGCCTATGGAGTGAAGCGTCAAAACTGAGGACCTTGATGAAGAGAAATGTTCTAACTAAAAACCCTGGATGCAGCTTTATCGAGCATGGGAATAAAATCCACCGGTTTATGGTGGATGACTATTCTCACCCTGATTCAGACAAAATACACACGAAGCTTGACGAActtataagaaaaattcaagagGTTGGCTTTGTGTCTGAAACTGAATCCATTCTCCATGATGTTGATGAGGAGGTCAAAATAAATATGGTCAACAAGCACAGTGAGAAGATAGCTCTTGCATATGGACTTTTGGTTACTAACGCTGATAAGCCACTAGTTATAATAAAGAACCTTAGAATTT